Below is a window of Defluviimonas sp. SAOS-178_SWC DNA.
TCGGCATCTGGGGCGGGAAGGAGCGGATCTACGCCGCCTTCAAGTTCTTCCTCTACACGTTCCTGGGCTCGGTCCTGATGCTCGTCGCGATGATCGCGATGTATGTCGATGCGGGCACGACCGATATCCCGACGCTCCTGACCCACCAGTTCTCGTCCGAAACGCTGAATGTCCTCGGCTTCCGGGTCGTGGGCGGCATGCAGACGCTTCTCTGGCTGGCCTTCTTCGCCTCCTTCGCGGTGAAGATGCCGATGTGGCCCGTCCATACCTGGTTGCCGGACGCGCACGTTCAGGCGCCGACGGCGGGCTCGGTCGTGCTGGCGGCGATCCTCCTGAAGATGGGGGGCTACGGCTTCCTGCGCTTCTCGCTGCCGATGTTCCCCATCGCATCCTATGAACTCGCCGGACTGATCTTCTGGATGAGCGCGATCGCGATCGTCTACACGTCGCTCGTGGCGCTCGCGCAGTCGGACATGAAGAAGCTGATCGCCTATTCCTCGGTCGCCCATATGGGTTACGTGACGATGGGCATCTTCGCGGCGAACCAGCAGGGCGTCGACGGCGCGATCTTCCAGATGCTGAGCCACGGCTTCATCTCCGGCGCGCTCTTCCTCTGCGTCGGTGTCATTTACGACCGGATGCACACGCGCGAGATCGACGCCTATGGCGGCCTCGTGAACAGGATGCCGGCCTATGCGCTGATCTTCATGTTCTTCACCATGGCCAATGTCGGCCTGCCGGGCACCTCTGGCTTCGTCGGAGAGTTCCTGACGCTGATGGGCATCTTCCAGGTCAATACCTGGGTCGCCGCCGTCGCCACTTCGGGCGTGATCCTGAGTGCCGCATATGCGCTCTGGCTCTACCGCAGGGTGGTCTTCGGTGACCTGATCAAGGAAAGCCTGAAGACCATCACTGACATGTCCCGCCGTGAAAAGGCGATCTTCGCGCCACTCGTCGCGATGACGCTTCTCCTTGGCATCTACCCGAGCCTCGTCACCGACATGATCGGGCCGTCGGTCTCCGCCCTTGTCTCCGAATACCACGCCGCCATTCCCGCCGATGCGGGGATGCAGGTGGCCAGCCACTGAAGGACGATACGCGATGATCTCCGCTGATTTCTCCGCCATCCTGCCCGAAGTGGTTCTCGTCCTTTACGCGATGGCCGCGCTCCTCGGCGCGGTCTACACCGGCAAGGACGAGATGACCGGCCCCCTGACCTGGGCGACGGTCGTCGTGTTCGTCGGCATCGCGGCCTGGATCGGGCTGTCGGGGTCGGGCGACCGGATGGCCTTCGGCGGCATGTTCACCGACGACGCCTTTTCGCGCTTCGCCAAGGTGACGGTGCTTCTGGCCGCCGCCGCGGTGCTGGCGATGAGCCAGGACTACATGGCGCGGCGCGGCCTTGCGCGGTTCGAATTCCCGCTTCTCGTGGCCTTCGCGGTCGCCGGCATGATGGTCATGGTCTCGGCCGGGGATCTCATGTCGCTCTACATGGGGCTGGAGCTGCAGTCGCTGTCGCTCTACGTCGTGGCGTCGCTGCGGCGGGACAGCGCCAGGTCGACGGAGGCGGGCCTCAAGTATTTCGTTCTCGGCGCCCTGTCCTCGGGCCTTCTGCTCTACGGCGCCTCGCTGACCTACGGCTTCACCGGGACGACCCTCTTCGCCGGGATCATCGAGACGATCCAGGGCGGGCATGTTTCGGTCGGTCTTCTCTTCGGCCTCGTCTTCCTGATCACCGGTCTGGCCTTCAAGATCTCGGCCGTGCCGTTCCACATGTGGACGCCGGACGTCTACGAAGGCTCGCCCACGCCGGTCACGGCCTTCTTCGCGACCGCCCCCAAGGTCGCGGCGATGGCGCTCTTCGCGCGGCTCGTCCATGACGCGTTCGGGGCCGCCGTGCAGGACTGGAGCCAGGTTCTGGCGCTTCTCGCGGTGCTGTCGATGTTCCTCGGTGCCATCGCCGCGATCGGGCAGACGAACATCAAGCGACTGATGGCCTATTCCTCGATCGCCCATATGGGCTTCGCGCTGGTCGGCCTTGCCGCCGGCACGCAGGCCGGGGTGCAGGCGATGCTGATCTACATGGCGGTCTATGTCGCGATGAACGTCGGCACCTTCGCCTTCATCCTGTCGATGGAGCGCGAGGGCGCCCCGGTGACCGATATCGCGGCGCTGAATCTCTATTCGAAGACGGCGCCGGTCAAGGCGCTTGCGGTGCTCGTGCTGATGTTCAGCCTTGCCGGCGTGCCGCCGATGCTCGGCTTCTTCGCGAAGTACGGCGTGCTTCTCGCGGCGGTGAATGCGGGGATGATCTGGCTTGCGGTGGCGGGGGCTGTGGCTTCGGTGATCGGTGCCTTCTATTACCTCCGCATCGTCTACTACATGTATTTCGGCACCGAGACCGACGCGCTCGACACCCGCATGGTGCCGGCGCAGTGGCTGTTGCTGATGGCCTCGGCGATCATCATGGTGGCGGGCGTCGTCAACCTCTTCGGGGTCGAGGGCGCGGCGGCGCTGGCGGCGGAAACCCTTGTCCGCTGACTGGACGGCGCTGTCCGGCTGGCCCGAGGGCGTGGTGCGCCACGTCCTAGACGAGGTGGACAGCACCAATTCCGAGGCGGCGCGGCTGGCGCCGCAGCTGAGCCAGCCGACTTGGATCTTCGCCCGCCACCAGACGGCCGCGCGCGGGCGCCGGGGGCGGCCCTGGGCCTTTCCCAAAGGCAACTTCGCCGCCACGCTGGTGATGCGCCCGGCGGGTGACCCGGCCGCGGCAGCGCTGCGCAGCTTCGTCGCCGCCCTGGCGCTCGCCGACGCGCTCGACGTGATCGCGGGGCCGGGCGCGACGATCTCACTGAAGTGGCCGAACGACGTCCTTCTCAACGGTGGAAAGGTCGCGGGCATCCTACTGGAAAGCGCGGGCCAGGGCGGCGCGGTCGGCCATCTGGCGATCGGGATCGGCGTGAACCTTGTCGATGCCCCGCCCGCCGATGCGGTGGAGCCGGGCGCGCTCAGACCCGTCTCGCTGATGGGCGAGACCGGGGTCCGCATCGCGCCCGAGACGCTCCTCGACTATCTTGCCGCGGCTTTCGCGCCTTGGGAGGCGCAGCTTGCCACCTACGGATTCGGACCGATCCGCACCGCCTGGCTCGCACGGGCCGCGAAGCTCGGCCAGACGATCACCGCCCGCACCGGAACCGAGGTGATCGAGGGCCGGTTCGAAACCATCGCCGAGGATGGCGCGCTGGTCATCGCGACGGCGCGGGGCCGCCGCTCCGTTCCCGCCGCCGACGTCTATTTCTGAGGGAGGCCCCGATGCTCCTCTGCATCGATACCGGCAACACCAATACCGTCTTTTCCGTCTGGGACGGGACGCGGTTCCGCTGCACCTTGCGGACCGCGACAGAGCATCAGCGGACGGCGGACCAGTACTATGTCTGGTTCTCGACCCTGATGGAGCACCACAAGGTGCCGGTCGAGATCGACGAGGTGATCATCTCCTCGACCGTGCCGCGCGTGGTGTTCAACCTCCGGGTCCTCTGCGACCGCTATTTCAACTGCCGGCCGTTCGTCGTCGGAAAGCCCGACTGCGCGCTGCCGGTGGCGCCCCGCGTCGATGAGGGCACCACGGTCGGCCCGGACCGGCTGGTGAACACCGTGGCCGGCTTCGACCGGCATGGCGGCGACCTCATCATCGTCGATTTCGGCACCGCGACGACCTTCGATGTGGTCGATACCGATGGCGCGTATATCGGCGGCGTGATCGCGCCGGGCGTCAACCTGTCGCTCGAGGCCCTGCACATGGCCGCCGCCGCCCTGCCGCATGTCGACATCACGAAACCGCAAAACGCCATCGGCACGAATACGGTTGCCTGCATGCAGTCGGGCATCTACTGGGGCTATGTCGGCCTGGTCGAGGGGATCGTGAAGCAGATCCGGATCGAGCGCGAACGGCCGATGAAGGTGATCGCGACAGGGGGGCTCGCGCCCCTCTTCGATCAGGGCACGGAGATCTTCGACAGCGTCGAGGATGATCTGACGATGCACGGGCTGGTGCTGATCCACCGCTACAACAAGGAACTGGAACACGCATGAGCACCAAGGACCGCCTGATCTATCTCCCGCTGGGCGGGGCCGGCGAGATCGGCATGAACTGCTATGTCTTCGGCTACGGGCCGGAAGGCAAGGAGCGGCTGATCGTCGTGGATCTTGGCGTGACCTTCCCGGACATGGACGGCTCTCCCGGCGTCGATCTGATCATGCCGGACATCACCTGGGCGGCGGAGAATGCCGACCGGATCGAGGCGATCTTCATCACCCATGCGCACGAGGATCATGTCGGCGCGCTCGGCCATCTCTGGCCGCGTCTGAAGGCCCCCGTCTATGCCCGCGCCTTCACCGCCGCCATCGCGACCCTGAAGATGGAGGAGCAGGGCCAGCCCCTCGACGTGATCCGGATCGTGAAGCCGCGCCCGGAAGTGGTGGAGGCCGGCCCCTTCAAGGTGCAGTTCGTCCCTGTCAGCCATTCGATCCCGGAAAGCTCCGCGCTCATCATCGACACGCCGGCAGGGCGGATCGTCCACACAGCCGATTTCAAGCTCGACGGGACGCCCATCGTCGGCGAGCCCTTCGACCCCGAGGAATGGCACCGGATCGCCCATGAGGGGGCGGGCGTGAAGGTGCTGACCTGCGATTCCACCAACGTCTTCTCACCCCTGCCGGGGCGGTCGGAAGCATCGCTCGCCGGACCGCTCAGCGAGTTGATCGCGGCGCAGGAGGGGATGGTCGTCGCGACCACCTTCGCCTCGAACGTCGCGCGCCTGAAGACGCTGGCCGAGGCGGGCAAGGCGGCGGGTCGCTCCGTCTGCCTGCTCGGCCGGGCGATGAAGAAGATGATCACGGCAGCGGTGGAGACCGGCGTCCTGACCGATTTCCCGTCCATCATCCAGCCGGAAGAGGCGGTCGAGGTCTCGCGCGGGAACCTGATGCTGATCGTCACGGGCAGCCAGGGCGAACGCCGGGCCGCTTCGGCGCAGCTCGCGCGCGGCAAGTATCTCGGGCTCGAGATGAAGGAGGGGGATACGTTCCTCTTTTCCTCGAAGACCATTCCCGGCAACGAACGTGGCGTGATCCGGGTCATGAACGCGTTTTCCGAGATGGGCGTCGACGTGGTGGACGACCGTAACGGGCTCTATCACGTCTCCGGTCACGCCAACCGGCCGGACCTCGAGGCGGTGCACGACCTCTTGGCGCCGAAGATCCTGCTGCCCATGCATGGCGAGCACCGGCACCTGCGCGAACATTGCCGGATCGGGATCGCCAGGGGCATCGCCGCCGAACTGGCGGTGAACGGGACGATGGTCGACCTCACCGGGGACGAGCCGGACGTGGTCGAATATATCGAGACCGGGCGGACCTATCTTGACGGGTCGGTGCTGATCGGGGCGCTCGACGGGGTCGTGCGCGACCGGATCCGCATGGCGCTGAACGGGCATGTGGTGGCCACCGTGATCCTCGACGAGGACGAGGCGCCCCTGGGCGACGCCTGGGTGGAGATCAAGGGCCTGTCCGAAACGGCGAAATCCGCTGCCTCGCTGGTCAAACGGATCGAGGGTGAGTTGAACGAATTCCTCGACACGGCCGGCGCCAAGGTTCTGCGCGACGACGACAAGATGGACGAAGCGATCAGGCGGATCGTCCGTCAGGTGTCGATGGAAGAGGTGGGCAAGAAACCCGAGGTTACGGTGGTGACGAGCCGCCTCGTCGCGGAGTGATTGCCGCAGGCCGGTTCGTTTTCCTGCGGTTCCGGGGTATCCTGCGCCGTGCATTCGGCGCGGGGAGGGGCAAATGGAAAGCGCGATCCGGGCGGCCACAGGCGCGGATCTGGAGCGGATGGGCGCGCTGCTGACGGTGGCCTTCGCCGCCGACCCATTCGTGCGATGGATATTGCCCGATCCGCATATCTTCACGCAGAGCAATTACGATTATGCGCGGCTGAACGCCGAACCCGGGTTCGCGCAAGGGGCCAGCCACATCATCGGCGATGGCTGGGGAATGGCGATCTGGCAGCCGCCCGGTATCGCGCCCGATCCGATGGCGCTGGAGGCGAACATGCGCACGCATTTCGCGCCTGACCGGATCGCAGGATTTCAGGCACTGATGGCGGCGTGCGAACCCTATCACCTGCACGAGTCGCATTGGCATCTGTCGCTGATCGCCGTCGATCCGGCGCATCGGGGCCGGGGGCTCGGGGCGCGGCTTCTGGAGCACGGGCTGGCCGCGTGCGACAGGGACGGCTTGCCGGTCTATCTGGAATCGACCAACGCACGCAACCTGACGGTCTATCAGCGCCACGGATTCGAACTGCTGGCAGAGGTGCGGATCGACGGGTCGCCCTGCCGCTATCCGATGCGGCGGCCGGCGCGATAGGTTCGCGCCGGGACAGTCCTCGTTCAGACCTTCTCGGTCTTCAGCCCGCGCATCAGGAAATCGGGCACATGATCGCCCATCCCGACCACGGGTTCGTCGCGGCCGCCCCGGTCGCGGCGATCCTCGTCGCGGCGGCGTTCGGGCTTGCGTTCGGATTTCTTGTCGTCCCGACGGTCTTCGCGGCGCTCCTGACGGTCCGGCCTGGGGGTTTCCTCAGCCGGTGCGGTCGTCGCGGCTGTGACAGACGGGCTCACCGGCTCCAAAGGGGCTTCCTCGCCATGCGGCTTGATGGGCCGGCTGCGGCGGTCGTCGCGGCTGCCGCGATCCCGGCCGCGCGACTTGCCCTTGTCGTCGTCCTTGCGCGGCGGGCGCTGCGCCGCTTCGCTGAGCGTGAACCCTTCGGGCGCGTCGACGCGCGGCAGTTTCGCCTTCACGAGATGTTCGATCGCGTCGAGGTATTTTTGGTCGGCGGGCGTCGCGATGGTCACCGCGACACCCTTGCGCCCGGCGCGGCCGGTGCGGCCAATGCGGTGGACGTAATCCTCGGCATGGCTCGGCACGTCGAAGTTGAAGACATGGCTGACGGCTGGAATGTCGAGCCCGCGCGCGGCGACGTCGGAAGCGACGAGGAACCGCACGGAGCCGTCGCGGAATCCGTCGAGGGTCTTCATCCGCTGGCTCTGGTCGAGGTCGCCGTGGATCGGGGCGGCGTTGAGGCCATGCGTCTTCAGCGACTTGGCGAGGATGTCGACCTCGGTCTTGCGGTTGCAGAAGAGGATCGCGTTGGTGCAGGCTTCGCCCTCGGCCGCGATCACCGCGCGCAGAAGTTCGCGCTTCTGCTTGGCGGTCTGGTCCTTGCGGGTCGGCGTCAATTCGATCAGCCGCTGTTCGATGGTCTCCGAGGTCGTCGCCTGGCGCGCGACCTCGATCCGGGCCGGCGTGTGCAGGAACGCGTTGGTGATGCGCTCGATCTCCGGCGCCATCGTCGCGGAGTAGAAGAGCGTCTGACGGGTGAAGGGCGTCAGCGAGAAGATGCGCTCGATATCCGGGATGAAGCCCATGTCGAGCATCCGGTCGGCCTCGTCCACCACCATGATCTGCACGCCGGTCAGCAGAAGCTTGCCGCGTTCGAAATGGTCGAGCAGACGGCCCGGCGTGGCGATCAGCACGTCGACGCCGCGGTCGATGAGCTTGTCCTGCTCGGTGAAGGAGACGCCGCCGATCAGAAGCGCCTTCGTGAGCTTGGTGTGTTTCGAATAAACATCGAAGTTCTCGGCCACCTGTGCCGCGAGTTCCCGCGTGGGCGCAAGGACCAGCGAGCGCGGCATGCGCGCGCGGGCGCGGCCGCGGCCGAGAAGCGTGATCATCGGCAGCGTGAAAGAGGCGGTTTTCCCGGTCCCGGTCTGCGCGATACCGAGTACGTCACGGCCTTCGAGCGCGGGCGGAATGGCGCCGGCCTGGATCGGGGTGGGGGTTTCATAGCCGGCTTCGGCAATGGCTTGCAGGACCTTGGGGTCCAGCTTCAGGTCAGAAAATTTGGTCATCAGCGTCCATCGGATGCGGTATCGGACCGCAGGGTGAAGGGACGCTACAGCCCGGGCGCCCCGGCAAGATCCCACCGGATGTGGGTGCTGTGGCGTACTGCACTTTCGCGGCAAGGTCAATCTGCCGGGGGAAGTGGCCCCCGAAAGGGTGGCGCCGCCCGCTTTGGGGGGAAGCGGACGGCGCCTTGGCTTGGGTATTTGGGTGGGTGTGTTTTGGGTGGGTACTCTTGTTACTGCCGATAGCGCCCGATGCCTGTTTGAACCTACCCGCGACGGCGGCGCAGAAGCGCCGCAAGTCCCAGGCCGGACAGCAGGAGAGCCCCGCCGGCCGGCACGGGCACGGCCGCCATGTCGAGACGGATCGCCCCGAGATGGTTGCCGACCACTCCCGGCGAACGTGCGAGCACGTCCATCGAGATCAGGTAGTCCCCCGGCCCGAGAAGGAACGCGCCCGAGCTGTGGTCGCCGTCGGCGAGTGCTGCGTCGAAGTTCATTCCGGTATTGGCCGAAGGTGTCACCGGGGCGGAGGTCGTCCCGAGCGACAGGGTGTTGGCGAAGACCTCGAACTGATCCCCGGCCAGGAAGCCATCGACGATCGTCAGGATGGCATTCGCGGCAAGGGAGAAGCTGTATCTCCGCATGACGGTGGTGCCAACGTCGCCGAACGCAAATCTGTTCCATCCGCTGTCGGCGACGAGGTCGATGACCGCGGCGCGGGAAGGCCCGGCCGAAACCATCGCGGCTGCCACAGCCAGCGCTTTGATCGAGACATTAATCATGGCAGCTCCGGTATTGTTGCGGGTGGTAGGTCAATCCTTTGGTGAAATGAGACAATTTTGAGGCAATCTGGGCAGTTGTTGCCAAATGAGAAACAGACAGGCCGCATTCAGCCCACAATTGCGCGTCGGGGAACGATGGCGGCGGAAATCTGCCTATGGTTGACAAGAAATTGCCTTGTTCGCGCGCCCAGGAGTGCCGAAAAAATTGGCATTTTTGGCATGGGCGGGAACAATTGCCATGATTCGAACAGGATTGGATTCGTCTTCGAACCCACTGTTCAATCTCCCGAAACCGCCTTGCGGATGGGGAAATTTCCACCATTTTGGACCCTCGCGATGCGATCCTAATGGGTCTCATTGTCGGGCCGCGCGCCCGGGACTAGGGTTGTCCCCGCATGACGAGGGACCAGGCCGACGATGCCGCCGATTTACGTGATCAACCTCGACCGGGCGCCGGACCGGCTGGCCGCGATCGCCGCCGGGCTTGACGGGTTCGGACTTTCCTGGCGCCGCGTCGAGGCGATCGACCGTCTCGCGGTGTCGGACGACTGGCTGACAGCGGAGTTCGGCGCGGGCGAGCTGTCCCGCGCCTTTCCCGCGACGCCGGGCGACATGGCGTGTTCGCTCAGCCACCAGGCGCTTTGGCGCGAGATCGCGTCGGGCGAGGCTGAGGCGGCAATCGTGCTGGAGGACGATGCGCGGCTTTCCGACGCGTTCGTTCGGCTTGCGAGCGCCGATCTCGCCGGGCACATGCGGCGCCACGGCATGGGGGCCCTCAAGATCGAGTTCTGGCCCGGCCCGCAACAAAGCCGCCGCTTTCCGGTCGGCCAAGACCTCGGCCCGATCACGGGGGGCATGCGGCTCTACCGGATGCGGAGCGGGTTCCTCGGCACCTGCGGCTATGTCCTCACCGCAGATGCCGCGCGGCAGCTATTGCGCCGCTTCCCGAAACTCGGTGTGCCGGTCGACCATTTCCTCTTCGGACCCGAGGCCGCTTTGGGCTTCGATCTTCTCAGGCCCGGTTTCGTCAATCCCGCGCCCGTCCTTCACGATGTGGCTCGGTTCGGCTCGGATATCGGCCCGGCGCGGAGCGAAGGCAAGCGAACGATTGGACGGCGGCTCCGCGACCACGTCGCGCGCCGCAGGCTTGCGGCCGAAACGCGCCGGGGCGAGGTGGAGCGGGTCGAGATGCGGTTTGCCGGCGAGGACTGAGCGCGGCTCAGATCATCATCTCTTTCGTGGCCGAAAGCTGCAGCGCCGGGTGGTCGCGCACGATCCGGTCGATGTCCCACTGAAGCCGGGTGAGATAGACGATGTCGCCGTCGTGGTCGTGGGCGATATGGCCCTTGTTGGCGTTCACGAACTTCTCGACATCGGCCTTCGGGCCCGTCACCCAGCGGGCGGAGGTGAACTGCGTGGGCTCGAAGCGGACCGGCAGCGAATATTCCAGCTCGATCCGGCTGGCCAGAACGTCGAACTGGAGCGCCCCGACGACACCGACGATGAAGCCCGAACCGATCGCGGGCTTGAAGACCTTGGCGGCACCTTCCTCGGCGAACTGCGTAAGCGCCTTCTCAAGGTGCTTGGCCTTCATCGGATCGCCCGCGCGCACGGTCTGCAACAGTTCCGGCGCGAAGCTCGGGATGCCGGTGAAGCGCAACGCCTCGCCCTCGGTCAGCGCGTCGCCGATGCGGAGCTGGCCGTGGTTCGGAATGCCGATGATGTCGCCCGCCCAGGCCTCTTCCGCAAGTTCGCGGTCGGCGGCGAGGAAGAGGACCGGATTGGAGATCGCCATCTGCTTCTTCGAGCGGACGTGCAGAAGCTTCATGCCGCGCTCGAAGTGGCCCGAGGCGAGGCGGACGAAAGCCACCCGGTCGCGGTGCTTGGGGTCCATGTTGGCCTGCACCTTGAAGACGAAGCCGGCGACCTTGTCCTCTTCCGGCGCGATCTCGCGTTCGGCGGCCTTCTGGACCTGCGGCTCCGGCCCGTATTCCCCGATGCCCTTCATCAGTTCCTTGACGCCGAAGGAGTTGATCGCGGAGCCGAACCAGATCGGCGTCAGATGCCCTTCGAGGAAGGACTGGCGGTCGAAGGCGGGCAGAAGCTCGCGCGCCATCTCCAGTTCCTCGCGGAGCTTCGTGAGCTGGGCGGCCGGGATGTGGTCGGCAAGCTTCGGATCGTCGAGCCCTTCGATCTTTATCGACTCGGCCACCCGGTTGCGGTCGGCGCGGTCCATCAGTTCCAGCCGGTCGTGCAGGATGTCGTAGCAGCCGAGGAAGTCGCGGCCCATGCCGATCGGCCAGGACGCGGGCGTCACGTCGATGGCCAGGTTTTCCTGGATCTCGTCGATGATCTCGAACGTGTCGCGGGCCTCGCGGTCCATCTTGTTGCAGAAGGTCAGGATCGGCAGGTCGCGGAGCCGGCAGACCTCGAAAAGCTTGCGGGTCTGGCTTTCCACGCCCTTCGCCCCGTCGATCACCATGATCGCCGCATCGACGGCGGTCAGCGTCCGGTAGGTGTCCTCGGAAAAGTCCGAGTGGCCGGGCGTGTCGACGAGGTTGAAACGGTAGCGCCCGAAATCGAACGACATGGCCGACGCCGAGACCGAGATGCCCCGGTCCTGTTCCAGCTTCATGAAGTCCGACCGCGTGCGGCGCGCCTCGCCCTTGGCGCGGACCTGTCCGGCCATCTGGATCGCGCCGCCGAACAGCAGGAACTTCTCGGTCAGCGTGGTCTTGCCCGCATCGGGGTGCGAGATGATGGCAAAGGTCCGCCGCCGGGCGATCTCGGCGGGAAGGTCTGGGCGGTTGGTGGGCGTCTGAAGCATGGCCCGGGCATATAGCGGCAGGCGCGTGTGAAGGGAAGGGACCGTCAGCCGATCTTGCGGACCGTATCGCCACACCGGACGGTGCCGTCCTTCGTCACCCGCCCGTAGATTCCCCGCAGGCGCAGCGCCTTGCCCTCTCCGGTATTGACGAAGAGGCAGGCATCGCGGCCATAGCGGTCGATGAAGGACTGGCAGCCGTTATGCGGCGTGTCGGTGATGACAAGCTCGACCGAACCAAGGGCGAGCCGCGTGCCGGGCTGCATGTTGGCGGGCGACGTATCCATGTCGAGAAAGAGGTTGTCGCCGGCGGCGCCCCAGTTCTCGACCGCGCCCGCGATCGCCTCGATGCAGCGCGCGTTCATGATGCAGATCTGCACGTCGGGATGGGGCTTGCCGTCCCCGGTCGAGAGCCAGCAGCCCTTCGCCCAATGGTCGCCCTCGACCCCGCCCGCGAGGCTGAGTTGCGCCACCTCCGGCATGTGCCGCGCCCCCGGTTCCGGGCGGACGACGATCGCCCTCACCGTGCCGTCATCCTTCGGCGCGGCCATGATGCGGGGCAGGGAGGTCAGAAGCTCTTCCCGGCTCCGGAAGCGATCGACGGCAGGATGAATGGTCTGAGTCATCAGCTTCTCCGATAGGGCTGCGATTGCCGGTCGCAGAATAGCCCATCGCGCGCCATTGGAAAACGCCACGGAGCGGGCACCTCAGCGCCCCGCTTTTCCGCGCAGGAGCGCCTTGCGTGCGGCATCGTCGAGGATCTCGCGCCCGACCTCGGTGCCGAAATGCTGGCTTTGGCTCAGGCCGGGAAAGCGCGCCTTGACCTCCTCGGCCAGATCCGCCGGCATGAGCATCACGGTAGCCTCGTTCACCATCAGGCTTTCGGCCGGGATGCCCTCGGCATAGATGATCTCGTGCCGGTCGAAGACGAGGCTGTAATAGTCGACGAAACCGCCCTCGCGCCGGGTCACGGTATCGCCGTCGACGAGATGCTTCGCCTGCACGAGAAGCTCCGCCGTGCCGCCGAGCCGCTTTTTGCCGCGCTGGTAGATGAAGACCCGGTGATGCGGGCTGACGACGAGGTCGGTATCGTTGCCAAGTGTTCCGGCCGAGATCACCACCGGCGCGAAGGCCCCCTTGGCGCGCAGAGTGGCTTTGCCGATCCAGCGGACCTCCTGCGGACCGTGATCCCGGGTCAGGATCTTGTCGCCCGGCTGTAGCGCCTCGATCGGACGCTGGGCGCCGCCCGGCAGCGTAACCATCGTGCCGGAGGCGAAGGACACGCAGACGATATCGGCGATGCGGATATCGCCGATATCGGCGCTTGCGGCGATGAGCGTGTAGTCGAAGCGCGGCGCAATCGGAGAAAGCGGGATGGCGAGGCTCTCGCCCGACGCATCATGTCGAACGATCAGCACCTCCACCTGGTCGCCGTCGGGCGCCATCAGCGTCAGGAGCGAGAGCAGGCCGACCCTGTCGCCGGGCTGG
It encodes the following:
- a CDS encoding MOSC domain-containing protein, translated to MTQTIHPAVDRFRSREELLTSLPRIMAAPKDDGTVRAIVVRPEPGARHMPEVAQLSLAGGVEGDHWAKGCWLSTGDGKPHPDVQICIMNARCIEAIAGAVENWGAAGDNLFLDMDTSPANMQPGTRLALGSVELVITDTPHNGCQSFIDRYGRDACLFVNTGEGKALRLRGIYGRVTKDGTVRCGDTVRKIG
- a CDS encoding glycosyltransferase family 25 protein; its protein translation is MPPIYVINLDRAPDRLAAIAAGLDGFGLSWRRVEAIDRLAVSDDWLTAEFGAGELSRAFPATPGDMACSLSHQALWREIASGEAEAAIVLEDDARLSDAFVRLASADLAGHMRRHGMGALKIEFWPGPQQSRRFPVGQDLGPITGGMRLYRMRSGFLGTCGYVLTADAARQLLRRFPKLGVPVDHFLFGPEAALGFDLLRPGFVNPAPVLHDVARFGSDIGPARSEGKRTIGRRLRDHVARRRLAAETRRGEVERVEMRFAGED
- a CDS encoding DEAD/DEAH box helicase, whose amino-acid sequence is MTKFSDLKLDPKVLQAIAEAGYETPTPIQAGAIPPALEGRDVLGIAQTGTGKTASFTLPMITLLGRGRARARMPRSLVLAPTRELAAQVAENFDVYSKHTKLTKALLIGGVSFTEQDKLIDRGVDVLIATPGRLLDHFERGKLLLTGVQIMVVDEADRMLDMGFIPDIERIFSLTPFTRQTLFYSATMAPEIERITNAFLHTPARIEVARQATTSETIEQRLIELTPTRKDQTAKQKRELLRAVIAAEGEACTNAILFCNRKTEVDILAKSLKTHGLNAAPIHGDLDQSQRMKTLDGFRDGSVRFLVASDVAARGLDIPAVSHVFNFDVPSHAEDYVHRIGRTGRAGRKGVAVTIATPADQKYLDAIEHLVKAKLPRVDAPEGFTLSEAAQRPPRKDDDKGKSRGRDRGSRDDRRSRPIKPHGEEAPLEPVSPSVTAATTAPAEETPRPDRQERREDRRDDKKSERKPERRRDEDRRDRGGRDEPVVGMGDHVPDFLMRGLKTEKV
- a CDS encoding Hint domain-containing protein gives rise to the protein MPDRTEMLPAHAAHAYPARALRVASGANLGDPIADAGLVEPGDVYRLDREAPSLRLMLAPVAGDRQAQTLAEGSEIGQPGDRVGLLSLLTLMAPDGDQVEVLIVRHDASGESLAIPLSPIAPRFDYTLIAASADIGDIRIADIVCVSFASGTMVTLPGGAQRPIEALQPGDKILTRDHGPQEVRWIGKATLRAKGAFAPVVISAGTLGNDTDLVVSPHHRVFIYQRGKKRLGGTAELLVQAKHLVDGDTVTRREGGFVDYYSLVFDRHEIIYAEGIPAESLMVNEATVMLMPADLAEEVKARFPGLSQSQHFGTEVGREILDDAARKALLRGKAGR
- a CDS encoding peptide chain release factor 3, translated to MLQTPTNRPDLPAEIARRRTFAIISHPDAGKTTLTEKFLLFGGAIQMAGQVRAKGEARRTRSDFMKLEQDRGISVSASAMSFDFGRYRFNLVDTPGHSDFSEDTYRTLTAVDAAIMVIDGAKGVESQTRKLFEVCRLRDLPILTFCNKMDREARDTFEIIDEIQENLAIDVTPASWPIGMGRDFLGCYDILHDRLELMDRADRNRVAESIKIEGLDDPKLADHIPAAQLTKLREELEMARELLPAFDRQSFLEGHLTPIWFGSAINSFGVKELMKGIGEYGPEPQVQKAAEREIAPEEDKVAGFVFKVQANMDPKHRDRVAFVRLASGHFERGMKLLHVRSKKQMAISNPVLFLAADRELAEEAWAGDIIGIPNHGQLRIGDALTEGEALRFTGIPSFAPELLQTVRAGDPMKAKHLEKALTQFAEEGAAKVFKPAIGSGFIVGVVGALQFDVLASRIELEYSLPVRFEPTQFTSARWVTGPKADVEKFVNANKGHIAHDHDGDIVYLTRLQWDIDRIVRDHPALQLSATKEMMI